The following is a genomic window from Canis lupus dingo isolate Sandy chromosome 26, ASM325472v2, whole genome shotgun sequence.
GACCCCTTTTGTCACTGAGGCTTAGCTTAAGCATTATCCCTTCAGGGAGGCCTCCTTGGCCCTTCCAAACCAAATCAgcattctcccttcttttctctatCACAGCTTGTGTTTCATATTGTTCACAGCACTTACTACTATctgaagttattttattatttgttgactgtttctctcCCCTGGCTATATATTCCAAATAACAGGGATCTTTTTTGTCATGTTCACCACTTTGACTCCAGTGCCCAACACAAAGCAGACATTTGATAAACATCTGTTACATGAATGGTTTCTCAACTGGTTTCACTGTCACTTACCTATGCCTGGTCAGATACTTGACTCTGCATCTTAGTTTCTCTAGCTATGATACAGTAACAACAGAATTTGTCTTCTAACTCCTATTTGGCATGGAGGAGAAAAATTAAGTTATCTTTATATCTGGAAATATTACTCCTGAATAGTGTTGTGCTGTGAATCCAAAAGGTATGTAGGTAGTATAGTAggtatacaataaaaatattcttcaccTATTACCAGATAAggttctggatttcttttttgtaagtaatttctttctctgttccctTTGATATTTCTAGAAGGTGACTGAGATATACCAGTtcaaattcaaatacacaaaagaaGGAGCCACAATGGATTTTGACAGGTAGAATCTAATTGTTTAATGAACATGAGAAATAGGACTGAGGTAAACATAAGCTTCTTGAAGCCATAGACAGATCTTATATTTCCTTTGTAACTTCCCCACACTAATCCTACAAAAactctattaataataataatagcaataattttttaaatttctgaaatccATGGATGAAGTTGGTGAGAGTAGagtcttcctttgcttcttttcctcttttcctcataGGTGATGTTAGTGGGGTCTAAAGGTAGTTAAGCTTAGTGGTTAAGAGTTCCAATTCCTAAGGCAGAGAGATCTATCTTGGAATACTCTATTATTTGTCTAATTTTGGACAGATTACTTGACCTCCCTAAATATTAGTATTCTCATCTGCACAGTGGAATTAATGATATTTACATCATATAGTTGCTGTGGCTGTTAAATTACAATACATATACAAAGCTTTGTCCATGCCTGGCGTATATTAAAAAGCCAGTAAATGGTACTTGGtggtaatggtggtgatggtagtggtcCTTGGAGGCTATGGTGGTTGGTGGGTATCACTGCAGTAGAAACTATATTAATGAGGCTGTCTTCATGGTGTTGATTGAAGAACTCCTAAGATTCTATGTAGACACTAACCTGAAGTTTCTCTATTGCTATGCCAAGATATTAATCTCTGCCCTCAGTATAGCCAGACGGGGTCTAGAGTAGATGAAAATCCTGAACTGTTTTGCCTATAAATGCATTCTCATCTATTATCCCAGTATGTCATACAAATGTGATTTTCTATATGTGTCCCTGTATGGAAAAGATTGGAAAGCACTACATTTTCTTAACAAGTTTAAAATGCCAAGTTTTAGGTGTACTAACAGGTTAAAGAGCAAAGACAAGGTATTTGCTTAAAAAGGTCCCCAGTACAGGTAGAGATGTCTTATTGAAGAGCAACATTTATTCCCATCCTAGTAACTTTTGAATTCAGATAGATGTAAGTTTTGCTGACGAGAGGGAATAGAAGTAgaggggatggatggtggtgaagAGTCCTGGGTAGTAGAGGCTCCGAGTCGAAAGAATGAGTGCCCATGAAAGGAACAAATCTGAAGAGAAATGTGACCTAATTCTCAGTTTTCTGCTATTAGCTCTGTTGTATCATTTACTGCAAGTTTGAGGATTTCTCTTTGAGATTCACTTCCTTAATCATCCTCTCATTTGTAAAACTTACAGACAGCACTAAGATGTGCAGAGGAAGTAAGTTCTAGgaatgagaattaaaatattaatcatcaTAAACTAGCATTTATATAGCATTGTATAGATTGTACAGCACTTTCCATAGATATTCTCCCATATTAAACAGTTGCCTTTTACTctccaaaatttaaatataagtacTACCGGCAATCAGATTAATCTCTTTTGTTATGAAGGCACATATGCCAAGTGGAGAGCAGTAAAACAGAAATAGCTAAATCTTTCAGCTACTGAGGAGGAGAGAAGGTAATACATATTACCAATTTCCTAGAAACCAAAGatagacatttatttaaatgatcagTCATACAAAATTACCATATCATTTCTTCCATAGTGAAgataatttcccttttaaaatagtGCAAGGGAGTCTTGCGTATGATTTTACATGGATATGATTTTATGAATCTGATATATACTGAGAGATCCCATAAGCTAAAATGCTATAGTCCTTCACTCTAGTTACCTATTTCAAATTGGTTAACTCTTAGTAGACAAGACTTtgttgttcaaaataaaaaaaggagcaaaTATATTCACCTAATAATGCCTATTTTATGAATTCACATTTCTTCCAGTAGCTCAGTtacttaagattatttttcactattgagtGCCTTCTACGTGAAAGGCATTGTACAAATATATTGCACTGATAGTCCTTCCTAGAAGCAACTCAGATATAAGACCAATTTGGGAataaaattttggagaaaaataaaaaatatttagagttaGAAGGTAATTTGGTTCGActtgtatattcattcattaatcccataagtatttattgagtgtttactgtaGCTAGCACCAAAAAGTACTGTGGACATGAAATATAGAACCATGTGTAATCTAGAGGGGCCATATAAACCATTATAAACAGGAATAATGTATAGGAATTATCAGGGAAAACTTCCTTGAAGAGGTGAGGATGAATTCAAGAGTCAGGAAAAGAAGTGGGAAAAGCACAatacaagcaaacaaaatgaacTCATATACAAATACCTGTGGATGAGAAGAACTGGGTAGTATATGCAGATGAGGTTAGAGGTGAGGGCGTGACTGGCCAGGAAGGGCATTGTATGCATACCATTATTTAATTTGATTGAAAGGTAATTGGTATAAaagaagaattcttttttaaggatttgtttattcatgagagacagagagagagagagagaggcaggcagagacacaggcagagggagaagcaagctccatgcagggagcctgatgtgggacttgacccaggaCTAAAAGAATTTAAAGCGAGAGAGTAACAGAACAGATTTTCCTATGACGGAGGTATATTACTGCAACAGTGGCGTAGAGAATGTTATTGCAGTGTGGACAAGAAGAAAAGTAAGAATAGATAGCCATTGTTGCAATCCCAGTAAGAGGAAGGGATATCTTTGACAGATAACTAGACAGTAGAAAGGCCCAGAGCTGATGACtgattttcaaatagaaaatctggGAAGATATAGAAGTGTGTATAAGCTTATCTCACAAATGAGGTAACTGACCTAGAGTATTTAAACGACACAGGTCATTCAGTTAGTTAGCAGAGGACCCAAAATTAGATGTCAAGTCTCCTAATTCCAAATCCATTGTTCCCACTATTATGGCATGTGGTTATTTGTaacttaaatttctaaaaattcaggtcatatttaaaatgacttaagggaggatgagcactgtgttatgctgtatgttggcaaattgaactccaataaaaaaatacaaaaaattaaaatgacttaagGGAACTTGCTATTTAAGaaatccattgtatatacattGCAAAAAGTATAATCACTGATCTCATTTACATTCTAAAAATGGCCTCCAGTGttgtgatatttatatttatttgatcatatggtaaaaagttttgttctttttgaaataGATTTTCAATATTACATATGATTGAAAAGTATGCTGTTTTTCTATGTGGTTATAGCAGTAGTGCAAGCTTTGAAAGTGGGACAAACAGTGAAGATATTAAGAAAGCCAGTATTCTACTGATCCGTAAATTATATATACTGATGCAGAACCTTGGACCCCTTCCTAATGATGTTATACTTACTATGAAACTCCACTACTATAATGCAGGTAGGTGGAGACCTCTAATTAAATtccttaagtaaaaaaaaaaaaaaaaaaaaaaaattccttaagtatcaaaataatattttatgtagaGAAATTTTGTAAGCATCTGAAAGAGATATTTGTTGCTACACATGAAAGACTAATTTGATTTCTTCTATTGAAACTCAcaattttcttggttttctgcCCTTTCCATTTTGCAGTGACTCCACATGATTACCAACCCCCTGGTTTTAAAGAAGGGGTAAACTCACACCTCCTGCTGTTCGAGGGGGAGCCTGTTAACCTGCAAGTGGGATTGGTCTCCACTGGTTTTCATAGCATGAAAGTAAAAGTCACAACTGAGGTCACCAGAGTGTCTGATTTGGAGAACAATCTCTTTCAGGAGAACAGCACTACTGAGATTGCTCATCAGGGTCTAGACTTcgatgaggaagaagaggaatgcAACAATCACGTAAGGCAAAGCTGTAGCGAATCTCCATTGATTGCTTCAGTTAAGCTAACATTTTGAATTCCTATACAGGTTATATCACAGTGACAATCCAGTTATATCCAGTGCCAGgtataaaaaactaaaacaaaactagcctctgccctcaggtagtctttattgtaaaaaaaagtaCTGTCTTCAATAAGGGAATATACTTTGTCAGTTGAAATTGTCCAATAACtagtagagaaaaaaagactttccaATATACTTCTTTTATGAATTTAGAaaatttgggattttctttttctcatttatagataacattttgaagatttaaaagATATTCTAGGTGTTTATTCTTACTCACTGGAAGTATAAGTAAGTTCTTGATTACTGGGATAATTGAGTgaggggaggttgggggagaaaaaaagttatGGATAAACTTAAGTCAGagtgaaaacaaaatgatagTCAGTTGTTTTtatgaggaaagagaaacaagcTCCAGGGAAAGCCAGAGGGCTGGGGGGTTTGGAGCCACTGGGGGCAAATGGCTAGGGCCCTGAGCCCTTTACTTTCCTACTTCCTTCAGTAGAGACTTGGAGTTGAGTACTTACCAGGGCCTCCTGTGCCCTAGTAAATCCTACCCTGTCATCTGTATAACAAAGTTTACTGTATGTCAACATTGTATTAAAAGGGTTCTGAGTTAGACATAAAAATTTTTCAGACTGCTTAATGGGAAGTGAtgctataaaatcttttttttttttttaattttttttttaatttttatttatgatagtcacagagagagagagagagacacaggcagagggagaagcaggctccatgcaccgggagcctgacgtgggattcgatcccgggtctccaggatcgcgccctgggccaaaggcaggcgccaaaccactgcgccacccagggatcccgatgctaTAAAATCTTAACAGGAGCTATTTTCAAATTAGGATGctaatttatttgcttgagatCATTTGAGTCCTACTTAAAGAGATGACTATAGTAAATAACTTCTGAAGATTCTTTCTGGGTCTTTAAATCTgtgttatatttaatatattgaagAGAAgtcttaatataaataatataaccaaacaggatttttttttccttcttcacaaTGTATTTTCACAATGTCACACATGCTGATGGCTTTAGAATTTGATGCAACTTTCTTCTGATTCTGTTCTAGGAAGCTATAGCTAACATAggctggtttaaaaaaattaaaggttaaGAAAAGAATGGGCCTGTTTCAActggatttttatctttttaaaattaagatttttatctttttaaaattcttttaccaATGgaaatgatggggcacctgggtactcaatggttgagcatttgcctttggctgagggcgtgatcccaggatctgggatcgagtcccacatcgggctccctacagggagcctgcttctccctctgcctgtgtctctacctctctctctctctatctctcatgaataaataaataaatctttaaaaaaaggaaatgaaagtggaCAACTTGAGAATGAATAATTCATTTGATAGATTAAAtaaggaccctggcatcatgacctgagccaaaagcagatgcttaactgactgagccactcaggtgctccttattttttatttcatagatttaGAATCATGGAGTATGAACCATTTGTTCACTCAACATTACGTTGTGAGATTTATCCGTATTCTTGCATGTTGTTGTAGTCCACTTTCACTATTCATTCCTCTAgcgttgatgggcatttggataattttctagttttgactattatgaatagtaCTGCTCTGAACATTCTGCACATCTCTTTCAATGAATTCTGTACACATTTCTGGTGGGAATAGAACTGCTAAGGGTAGATTTGCTGGGACAAGGATATGTGTACATTTAGTTTTAATAGGTATTACAAAACAATTTCAAGCTCTGGAGAAAGCCAGAGGGCTGGGGGGTTTGGAGCCACTGGAGCTATATTATACTCCCattagcaatgtatgagagttatAGTTGCTCTACATCCTTACCAAACCTTggcattttctatctttttaattttagatattccAATGAATGTGTAATTTTATGtcactatggttttaatttgcagttacctaatgactaatgaagatgagcatcttttcctatgtttattggccatattggatatacttttttttcaaaattttatttatttattcatgagagacacacagagagaggcagagacataggcagagggagaagcaggcttcctctggggaacccgatgcgagactcaatcctaggaccccaggatcatgacttgagctgaaggtggatgctcaaccactgagccacccaggtgtccacatTATGTTGGCGTTGTAACCATAATTTTATCAAACAGCTTGACCAGGAatgttttcaacttctttgtTCTCACTTCTCAACCCTTTGGTTACCATTTCCATCTGTTTTGCCTTTGAAGTATTTCTTAAGTTTGGCCTTACTGCCATTGCACTGATTTGGTCTGTCATCGTTGTTTCTTTGTGAATGACAACTTAGTCTCTTTACGGAGTCTCCTTGATACCATCATTGCCTCTTTAATCTGTCCTCTGGAGTACCAGAGAATGAGAGTACTAAAACTATGAtaaccattttcaaatatttcaaattcatttattttatgtaatttcaaaggacagagggaaaggtagGGAATGAAAATCATAGGGAGTAGTTAGAGGAGGTTGATTTTGGCTCAATAGAAGGAAgaactttctcttaaaaaatttgaaagcagTATTATGAcgacattaaaataatttaaaaagcaatgcaAATCTTCCAACTTTCCTACCATCCTATTgacaatgttttcattttgatatgtTCTATCACCTCCAGTCTTTTTCTACagatatacatatttgtatatggcTTTAATCATggtctatatatatttatttatatacatatatgtacatttgttttacttttatacttAACATTAATGTTAACTTTATAAATATGTTCCTCCTTaatcttcacatttttaattttagtgatcttttgctttatttagttttttgttttactctgcTCTTTCCCTACTTTTAaacatttgtgctctctctgtctaaaataagtaagtaagtaataaataaattaaaacccaTTTAGGCTAATTCCTTATTTTGCTATTAAGATAAATACTTTTGTGTGCATGACAGAATTGTTGTTTTCTAAGGACATAATATCAGGAGTGAATTGTACAGAGCCTAAAAATTTCTATAGCCCTTGAGTGAGTATTACTGAATTATTTTCCAGAAGCTTGCTAGCTTCTCTACCTCCTCAGGATGGATTTTCTGACAATGACAACTGTTTAATAAATCTGGCTGTCTTGAGAAAAGTGAATTCCTTGTCACTAGCTGTGTTTAAGTACAGATATATACTGTGTTCAAGATAGAGTATAGATGATTGTCTCCAGGATGTTGCAAGAGAAAATCATGATTTAGGGGAAAATTTGGAATAGTTTGACCTCTGAGATCCCTTCCATGCTGAGATTCtctgggatatttttaaaattcctataaaGAATAATGCCTTGCTAAGCACtgtgagaaaaacaaagacatacaAAATATAGTTCCTGCATTTGGGAACTCTGGCTGAAGAGACAGTACTTATATAATATAATGAGAAATAATAGTGGAGAGTATACGAATGATAGAAATAATATTAACTAACAACAGAGCATTGTTCTCAGGGTTTCACATGTATTATCACTTTTAATCTTCCCAGCTATTTTATGAAGTAGATTCTATTATTatcctgattttataaataaggaacaCAGACTTAGAGGAATTAGCCCAAGGCTACATACACAGTGAATAAGTACCAGGGCCAGAATTCAGATTAAGGCGATTGGATTCCAAAGCCTGTGTTACTATAATACAGAAATAAGGATAGATTGGCACTATGTGGGAAGGTTTCATTGAATTGGTGATTTTATGGATGAATTCTATTTCGACTGGCAGAGATTAAGGCAGAGGATGTTCCAAGCAAGTTGGAAAGTACAGTATAGTACAGAACttctgcctcaaaaaaaaaacaaaaaaaacaaaaaaaacttctgtcTCTATGACTTGTAATTCCAATACTGAATTTTCCATACCTTTCCTTATATTCTGTGTCTTTGTTACAATCTCTACACTTGACAATCTCTaactcaaagttaaaaaaaaacttttctaaataaaattttctattaaaatagaaAGTCTACAAAATCTTGATCAAACAGCTTATACTGCTTTTTTACCAGTGATCTGTAGGAAAGAAACAATTTAACATATCATATTACTGTGAGACtattataagattaaaaaaatattttaatccaattttctttttcaggttatTCCTTATCTCAGTCATAGAAAGAGAAGTATAAAAACATTTCACCCATAGTTAAAATTATTCAGTGTTTGTACTATTCATTTTTTGGTATGATCCTTAAGATCCAAGAAATGATGTAAAAGTGAgatcataatttgaaaataagttcaaaaacaataaaagcacacagatttgaaatttgaaaatttcaaatttctgcaACACCTTCAGGACAGGTCTTCATTCCTAATAGGGATGGTTTGGGCTTAAGACTTAACTAGTAAGGCCACACAAACACAATGGCACCTCATAGTCTGGGAAGTTGGGCCTGTTGTCTGTTGTGTTCATTGGACAGATAGCAATAGACCTATATGCCAGAGACCCCTGGACAGGCTGCTTTAAAGAAGCCACTATATAGTGACAATCAATACATATTCTGGAATTGGATGcgaaatcttatttaaatttgatGCTAAGTTGAAATACTAAGGGAAAAGTACTTCTTTCTAATAATTAACTCAAGCTCCTTAAAAGACTGGTAATTATTGACATATACAGACAACTATAAGAATGAAGGACTGATGTTGCCCATATCTACTTTAGAAATTGATGGTTCCAGCTTATTAAACCATTATAGCTGTTTTGGAATTCAATTTTTTATCAGGTTTTTAGATAGGGGTTCATATgccataattttctaattttctgaacTCCTTAAGAGTCTGTACCTCTATGTTAGAAAAAGTTGCTAGATACTCTACACATCTTTTCTAGTGCTTCCTTTGTACCTAGTAATCTTGATCCAGCATGGTATGTTTTTTTATCTGTGGCACATTTATTTAACTGATACATGAATAATTCACACAAAATGATGTTTTTTGAGGATAAGCTAAaggcaggatttttttaaatgtaacagccataagtatttctctttttctcttaaagatctattcattcatttaagagagagagcatgcacacaagcagggggagggacataaggagagggagagaatcctcaagcagacttcctgctgagtgtggagcctgactcagggctctatcccaggaccctgagaccatgacctgagctataaccaagagtctgatgcttaaccgaccatgccacctaggcacccccagcCAACCAGTATTTCTTAAAAACCAATTCAATAGTTTATCATTTTGTCTAGGTACATGAACATTTTTGGATGCATTTTTCTTCCCTGTATTAAACCCGTTTTTCACCCTTTTGTGCTAACACATTTGATTAGTGCAAATgatttgtttttgagaaattatAATGTAAATACATTCTAAGGAACCAAAGTATGTAGTCCCATTTAAGTGTGGACTAGAAAGATTTTCTGAATTCCTTAGAATTGCTTTGTATTCCAGCTAATGGATTGAAACAAGAGCCTTTTCATTTAGAACCTATTTTCTCCTACTAAACTCTGAACTGAAGTTTTGCATTTTTGAAGTATAGTCTGATGATTTTCATAGCATCACATCTCATGAAACATATATGCTTTGTATTATACAATgtagtgttggcaaggatatctTAGATTCTTGGAAGTGGAGTTGATTATTGAAAACGTTGAAAAGGCCACATTTTCTACAGAAAATATTCAGACTTAAAAACCACACATTATTCTCTATCATGGAGCTATAGTCCTTTCCACAAGTTTCTTTTTGTCAAATAGGaaaattttttcaattaatttttgttttgctttatagaaTGTAATTGCTATCCTCTGTTAACCATGCAAAGAAATTCAAAGTTGGTTGAATTTCCCACAGTCTTTTAGgtcgtttctttttttatatgaatCATTCTATAACATCTTAGAGAGATATTTCTAGTGGGAAAAGCCACACTGGTGATCTGTGTATGTTTCACTTATATAAAGATATAGAGTGTATTGATATTTATTATAGCAGAAGAAAAGTTGAGCATAGTGAATAACCTTAGGTAGGAACATTCTGGATGTACTATTATTAAGTCttagcattaaaataaataagttttgtttaaaaaaaaaacaagagtaagACTGAGAATGTTCTGTTTGCTTAAAAGGATACTTGTAATAGTCTGAAAGAATACAATGTTATCATTATACTACAACTATTAAACTAAA
Proteins encoded in this region:
- the HORMAD2 gene encoding HORMA domain-containing protein 2 isoform X3; this encodes MATAQLSHSIKIHKASKETVFPSQITNEHESLIMVKKLFATSISCITYLRGLFPESSYGERHLDDLSLKILREDKKCPGSLHIIKWIQGCFDALEKKYLHMAVLTLYTNPKEPEKVTEIYQFKFKYTKEGATMDFDSSSASFESGTNSEDIKKASILLIRKLYILMQNLGPLPNDVILTMKLHYYNAVTPHDYQPPGFKEGVNSHLLLFEGEPVNLQVGLVSTGFHSMKVKVTTEVTRVSDLENNLFQENSTTEIAHQGLDFDEEEEECNNHIQRMNFAYSQQSSESSRKKRKVSEPVKAFIPDRK